CTGAAAGTGAACTTCTCTTTCAATATCCCCGAGTACGGAACAGACCGTATGGGCATCCTCAAAACTAAGAACGGCAAGATCTACGAGATCGCGCAGTGGTATCCCCGCATGTGCGTGTTTGATAATGTGCTGGGATGGAATACGCTGCCTTATCTCGGCCAGGGTGAATTTTACCTGGAATACGGCACTTTTGAATATACCATCAATGCCCCGGCCAACCATATCATCGTTGGTTCCGGTGAGCTGCTTAATCCTGCCGAGGTACTGACGGCCACACAGGTACAGCGCTACAAAAAGGCGCAGCAGAGCGATAAGACCGTTATGCTCCGCTCTCCCGAAGAGGTAACGGACCCGGCTACACGGCCGAAGAAGGAGCGCCTGACCTGGAAATTCAAATGCGTGAATACGCGGGACGTTGCCTGGGCTTCTTCCCCCGCCTTTATCTGGGATGCCGCCCGTATTAACCTGCCCGGTGGTAAAAAGGCGCTGGCTATGAGCGTTTACCCGGAAGAAAGTGCCGGAGACTCCGCATGGCGCCGCTCGACAGAGTTCGTTAAAGGCTGTATCGAGCATTATGCGGAAAAATGGTATCCTTACACTTACCCGGTGGCCGTGAACGTAGCGGGTATCGTTGGCGGGATGGAATACCCTGGCATCGTGTTCTGCTCCGCCCGCTCCCAGAAAGCCGGCCTGTGGGGGGTGACCAATCACGAGTTTGGGCACAACTGGTTCCCCATGATCGTAGGCAGCAATGAAAGAAGCAGCGCCTGGATGGATGAGGGTTTCAATACTTTCATCAACAGCCTGGCGGACAAAGCTTTCAACAACGGCGAGTTTGCCCACGGCACGAGGGACCGTCACCAGATCAGCCGCACCATGTTCTACGATTCCGCCAGCGCGATCTTCCATCGCGCAGATGTGATCCGCGGCGCCAGCCTGGGCATCCTGGCCTATTATAAACCGGCATTGGGGCTCCAGCTGCTGCGCGAGGAAGTGCTGGGCGAAGAGCGGTTCGATAAGGCATTCAAATATTATATCGATAACTGGGCGTTCAAACATCCCACCCAATGGGATTTTTTCCGTGCCATGGAAAACGGCAGCGGTGAGAGCCTGGACTGGTTCTGGCGCGCATGGATACTCGATAACTGGAAGCTGGATATGGCGGTAACCGATGTGAAATACCAGAACGATACCACCGCCATCATCAGCATTGCCTGCCTCGAGGAAATGCCCATGCCGGTAACCGTGGAAGTGAAAGAAACCGGCGGAGCCGTTAAGCGGGTGAAGCTGCCGGTGGAAATTTGGCAGAACGGGGCTGTAAAGGCTTTCCGTCATACCGTAGGCGGGAAGATTGAAAGCGTAACGATTGATCCGGACAGGGTACTGCCGGATGTGAACAGCACGAATAATACCTGGAAGGCTGCGCAATAGCCGTTCCGGAGAATATAAAAAAAGCGCGTGCACCCTTTACCGGTACACGCGCTTTTTTTGATTATTGCGATCCTGGTTTTTACAGCCAGGAAACGATCTCTTCCAGGAACCGCTGGTCGGTTTCATCAAATTCGTTGAGGGATATGCTGTCCACATCCAGCACACCCACTACTTCACCATTCCGTTTCAACGGCACTACGATTTCCGAGCGGGACTGGCTGCTGCAGGCGATATGCCCCGGGAATGCTTCCACATCCGGTACGATCAGGGTAGCGGCGTTGGCCCATGCGGTGCCGCAAACGCCTCTGCCCTTACGGATACGGGTACACGCTACAGGTCCCTGGAAGGGGCCGAGTACCAGCTCGTCCTGTTTAACGAGATAGAACCCCACCCAAAGCCAGTTAAACTGCTCTTTGAGCGCCGCGGCAATATTAGCCAGGTTGGCGGTTTCGTCCGGTTCGCCGGTGATGAGTGCTTTGATCTGCGGCAGCAGGGATGTGTATTGTGCGGTTTTGCTGCCTTGTATGATGCTGAGGTCTTCTGCCATTTGTCTTGCGCTTACATAAATCCTAATTCGAGTCTTGCTTCTTCGGTCATCATTTCCTTTGTCCAGGGCGGATCAAAGGTAAGGCGCACATCCGCGCCGGTAACGCCTTCTATCGCCAGTATCTTGTCATTCACTTCCTGCATGATGCTGCCCGCTACGGGGCAGCCGGGGGCGGTGAGGGTCATTACCACCAGCACCTGTCCTTCGTCCTGTATCTCGATATTGTACACCAGCCCGAGATCGAAGATGTTCACGGGTATTTCCGGATCGTACACGGTATGCAGTGCTGCTTCTACCTGGTCTCTGAGTGTTGTTTCCATCCTTCGTCAGTTTTGCATTGATTTCATTTGATATCCGATAGCGTAGAGCTTGATCTGTTTGAGCATGGACAGCAGGCCGTTGGAGCGGGTGGGGGAGAGATGGCTGGTGAGGCCGATAGCGTCTATGAAATAGATGTCGGCTTCCGCGATGTCTTTGGGCGGCTGACCGCTCAGTACCTGTATCACCAGTCCCACAAGCCCTTTTGTGATCACGGCATCGCTGTCCGCCGTGAAGACCAGTTTGCCTTCCTTCATTTCCGCATGCAGCCATACTTTGCTCTGGCAGCCGCGGATGAGGTTTTCATCCGTCTTGTATTTCGGATCGATGAGCGGCAGGTCTTTCCCGAGCTGGATGATGTACTCGTATTTCTCCATCCAGTCCCCAAATACCTCAAAGTCTTCAATGATCCTGTCCTGTTGCTCTTTAATAGTCATAATAACACGGTTTATCCCAGCAAAGTTACGGCTTTCCGCACGCCTTCCACCAGTTTGTCGATCTCCTCTGCGGTATTGTAAAAAGCGAGGGAGGCCCTTACGGTACCGGGGCATTCGAAGCGGTCCATCAGCGGTTGGGTGCAGTGGTGGCCGGTGCGTACGGCAATGCCCTGCTGGTCCAGCAGCACGCCTACATCTGAAGGGTGCGTATTGCCGATCAGGAAGGAAATGGCGCCGGAGCGGTGTCTAGCATCCCCGATCAGGCGGAGGCCATCGATGGTGCGCAGTTGTTCCAGCGCATAATTGGTGAGCTGATGCTCATATGCCATGATCTTGTGGATGCCGGTCTGGGTAATATAGGCCAATGCCGCGCCGAGCCCTATGGCTTCCGCGATGGCGGGGGTGCCGGCTTCGAATTTAAGCGGCGGCTCGGCATAGGTCGTTTTTTCAAAGGTCACCTGTTTGATCATATCGCCGCCGCCCTGGTAGGGAGGCAGTTTGTTCAGCCAGGTTTCCTTTCCGTAGAGGATGCCGATGCCGGTGGGCCCGTACACTTTATGGCCGGAGAACGCGAGGAAGTCCACATTCAGCTCATGCACTTTCAGCGGCATATGCCCTGCGGCCTGAGCGGCGTCCAGCAGCACAGGGATGCCCTGTTTGTGCGCCAGTTCAATGATATCCTTCACCGGGTTCACGGTGCCGAGGGTATTTGATATCCAGGTAATGCTCACGAGTTTCACACGGGGATTGAGCATGGATGCATATGCTTCCATATCCAGTTCCCCTTTATCGTCCACGGGCACTACTTTCAGGTTCGCTTTTTTCTCTTCGCAGATGAGCTGCCAGGGAACGATATTGGAATGGTGTTCCATGGCGGAGATGATGATCTCGTCCCCTTCATTCAGAAAGGCTTTCCGGAAACCGGCCGCTACCAGGTTGATGGCATCGGTGGTGCCTTTGGTGAACACGACTTCATGCGCATGTGCGCCGATGTAGTGGGCTACCTGCTGGCGGGCTGCTTCATAGGCGGAAGTGGCCTGCTGGCTGAGGGTATGCACACCGCGATGTACATTGCTGTTATAGCCGGTGTAATAGTCCTGCATGGCGCGGAGCACCTGTACCGGTTTCTGCGTAGTGGCCCCATTGTCGAGGTACACCAGCGGTTTGCCGTTAACGGTCTGTTTGAGGATCGGGAAATCGTTCCGGATCAGCTCCAGTTCAGGCCATACGATATGCTGGGTGATGGTTTCCATTGTTGTTCCGGTTTAGTTGTTCGCGGCAGCGGACAGGTATTGGGCAGCCAGCTGCTCTACCTGTTTGCGGACGGCGGGAATTTTCACCTGTGCCGTAATGTCGAAAGCGAATGCCTTCACCAGCATGCTGCGGGCGGTCATATCTCCGATACCGCGGGCTTTGAGGTAGAAGAGCGCATCTTCACTCACCTGCCCGATGGTGGTACCGTGGCTGCATTTCACATCATCCGCGAAGATCTCCAGCTGCGGCTTGGTGTAGATATTGGCATCCGGGCTGAGCACCAGGTTGTTGTTCTGCTGAAAGGCGTTGGTCTTCTGTGCATCTTCATGTACATAGATCTTGCCGTTGAATACGCCGGTACTTTTGTCCAGCATCACGCCGCGGTATAGCTCATTGCTTTCGCAATTGGGCATGCGGTGGTCTACGGAGGTGTGGTTATCTACCAGCTGGTTGCCCATGGCCAGGTAGAAGCCGTAGAGGTGCGTTTCCGTCCTTTCGTCGTCCAGTGAAATATTCAGGTTGTTACGAATGATGTCCGCTCCCGTGAGGGTAAAAGTATAGTTGTTGTACAGGCTTTTGCCGTGTTGCTGTACCAGCGTCTGGTTGATGAAGCGTGTTTGCTGGCCGGCGGTTTGCAGCTGATAGTGGCTCAGTTGCGCACGTTCGGTCGTAACGGCTTCAATCACGCTGTTGACCAGTACGGAACCGGAAAGGCTGAGGGCTGCTGCGGATTCGATGATCTGCAGGCTGGCGCCGGGCTGTACTACCCAGAGGTGCCGGGGTTGTACGAGCAGGTTGCCGGTGCTGTGGTACAGTTGTATGATATGCAATGGTTGTTCCACCATTGCTTTCGCCTTTGCTTCGATGAAGAGGCCATCGGTGAACAGCGCGGTATTGAGCTGTGCGAAATGGTGCTCATCGAGCTTGCGGCTTTTTGAAAAGTATTGCTGGAAGGCGGCTTCTTCCGCGGCTTCGCTCAATTTGCGCACGGTCACCTGTGCGGCCGGGGGCAGTTCAGAAAGTTGCGGCTGCAGTTCTCCGTTCACCAGTACCACGCGGTAGGTATCCGGCAGCAGGAGGCCGGTGGCTTCCAGCTGTGCGGCGGTGAGTTCGGGCGTTGC
This genomic stretch from Chitinophaga sp. XS-30 harbors:
- a CDS encoding aminotransferase class V-fold PLP-dependent enzyme, which produces METITQHIVWPELELIRNDFPILKQTVNGKPLVYLDNGATTQKPVQVLRAMQDYYTGYNSNVHRGVHTLSQQATSAYEAARQQVAHYIGAHAHEVVFTKGTTDAINLVAAGFRKAFLNEGDEIIISAMEHHSNIVPWQLICEEKKANLKVVPVDDKGELDMEAYASMLNPRVKLVSITWISNTLGTVNPVKDIIELAHKQGIPVLLDAAQAAGHMPLKVHELNVDFLAFSGHKVYGPTGIGILYGKETWLNKLPPYQGGGDMIKQVTFEKTTYAEPPLKFEAGTPAIAEAIGLGAALAYITQTGIHKIMAYEHQLTNYALEQLRTIDGLRLIGDARHRSGAISFLIGNTHPSDVGVLLDQQGIAVRTGHHCTQPLMDRFECPGTVRASLAFYNTAEEIDKLVEGVRKAVTLLG
- a CDS encoding GAF domain-containing protein, producing the protein MAEDLSIIQGSKTAQYTSLLPQIKALITGEPDETANLANIAAALKEQFNWLWVGFYLVKQDELVLGPFQGPVACTRIRKGRGVCGTAWANAATLIVPDVEAFPGHIACSSQSRSEIVVPLKRNGEVVGVLDVDSISLNEFDETDQRFLEEIVSWL
- a CDS encoding M1 family metallopeptidase, with amino-acid sequence MPALRHRYRLLAVLLGSLCLPMAVSAQQSASKFNAYKAFEPLFYVSEGDETRTASGRPGTRYWQNAADYKIDITFDDVKESISGSVIITYKNNSPETLPFLWLQLDQNIYKPDSRGGAVTPVSGGRWANRNFDGGYTIGTVALISGGKEQKVDHEVIDTRMRVDLPTALKANGGVVQLKVNFSFNIPEYGTDRMGILKTKNGKIYEIAQWYPRMCVFDNVLGWNTLPYLGQGEFYLEYGTFEYTINAPANHIIVGSGELLNPAEVLTATQVQRYKKAQQSDKTVMLRSPEEVTDPATRPKKERLTWKFKCVNTRDVAWASSPAFIWDAARINLPGGKKALAMSVYPEESAGDSAWRRSTEFVKGCIEHYAEKWYPYTYPVAVNVAGIVGGMEYPGIVFCSARSQKAGLWGVTNHEFGHNWFPMIVGSNERSSAWMDEGFNTFINSLADKAFNNGEFAHGTRDRHQISRTMFYDSASAIFHRADVIRGASLGILAYYKPALGLQLLREEVLGEERFDKAFKYYIDNWAFKHPTQWDFFRAMENGSGESLDWFWRAWILDNWKLDMAVTDVKYQNDTTAIISIACLEEMPMPVTVEVKETGGAVKRVKLPVEIWQNGAVKAFRHTVGGKIESVTIDPDRVLPDVNSTNNTWKAAQ
- a CDS encoding SufE family protein: MTIKEQQDRIIEDFEVFGDWMEKYEYIIQLGKDLPLIDPKYKTDENLIRGCQSKVWLHAEMKEGKLVFTADSDAVITKGLVGLVIQVLSGQPPKDIAEADIYFIDAIGLTSHLSPTRSNGLLSMLKQIKLYAIGYQMKSMQN
- a CDS encoding DUF59 domain-containing protein, which produces METTLRDQVEAALHTVYDPEIPVNIFDLGLVYNIEIQDEGQVLVVMTLTAPGCPVAGSIMQEVNDKILAIEGVTGADVRLTFDPPWTKEMMTEEARLELGFM
- the sufD gene encoding Fe-S cluster assembly protein SufD; the encoded protein is MTTIATNISLFDSLPELFEEQIGSALLPETRRAAFQRFRELGFPTVKTEDWKYTNMLPYLKNGISIQLPATPELTAAQLEATGLLLPDTYRVVLVNGELQPQLSELPPAAQVTVRKLSEAAEEAAFQQYFSKSRKLDEHHFAQLNTALFTDGLFIEAKAKAMVEQPLHIIQLYHSTGNLLVQPRHLWVVQPGASLQIIESAAALSLSGSVLVNSVIEAVTTERAQLSHYQLQTAGQQTRFINQTLVQQHGKSLYNNYTFTLTGADIIRNNLNISLDDERTETHLYGFYLAMGNQLVDNHTSVDHRMPNCESNELYRGVMLDKSTGVFNGKIYVHEDAQKTNAFQQNNNLVLSPDANIYTKPQLEIFADDVKCSHGTTIGQVSEDALFYLKARGIGDMTARSMLVKAFAFDITAQVKIPAVRKQVEQLAAQYLSAAANN